The Mustela erminea isolate mMusErm1 chromosome 10, mMusErm1.Pri, whole genome shotgun sequence genomic sequence GTATTTAGGGGTTTAGTATTTAGATCACATGTTTCTATTATTATAATACTTATGCTAATTtagaaaatgttacttttttattaCGCAAAATAATGTCTTCTAAGTCAGAATTATCCACAGCTGCAGGTTTCCTCAAGATTTCTCTACATGTTAATACTGCTAGCCTAATTTAAGATAAAGCTTAACTTGAATAGTTGTGGTCAGTACAGTTTAGCACTCTAGAACTCAGACGTTAAAACCGATTCATACTGGCCTTTATCCAAATCACCTGAATTTATAAAGGTTCTCTATATTCATGAAATGATTATTCCCTTCCCTaactatattttctcttattagtCATATAATTAAGTCTTGGAAACTGGGAGGGAACCTAAAAATCTAGTCCAGCTCCCTCATTTAATTGATGAGAAAACTAGACCCTGAGAGGTCGTATGACAGGTAGAAGATAAAGGAGACAACAGCAAAGCCTCCACCAGGACAAATACTCTTTCGACTACATCAGAAAGCATTCACAAGCGAATTTACCTAAAACCTATCTATGGTTCTTAGCAGGTGACAGAAACCAGCGCCTCAACTGCCAATTCTAAACAAAAGTCTTTCATATAATCATGCACAAATAGCGGCAGGTTCCTTCCATAGCCACCCTTCTCTGGGATGGGAATGGCTGAAATTTTCCAAGGAAATACTTATGGAAAATGAAGCTATCATTTTCCTGTTATATGTGTCCTCACTTCCAGCTTATTTttctagtaaaaagaaaaaaagcaaacacaatatATGACAAAGAGACCTAAAGAGAGAATCCAATTAATTTCAAGACTAATGGGTAACCTCATCTCTAATTAAGATGCAGCAGTATCCTAATTAAAATCCCCTAGCCATGACAGACTGTGAACTTGGCTGTAGTGTGGGGGAAAGGGTAGAAGAAAAGAGGTAAGTTCAATTATATAGCAACAGGATCTTACTGAAATGTGTGTAATTAAAGTCTCTACCTCTTAATGATATGCTGGACCTAATTATGGATTTGCTATTTACAGAGTTAATCTAATTCATTCTAACTTGGCAAAACATGTACAGTACAGAAACGTGTAAGTAAAGCCTACCATTGTCCAACCTGGATGACTGGAATCCAAGTGAAACAGGAGTTCAGGGGGGTGCTTAGGTGAGTGGTGGACAGTAAATGACAATGGCCGTGGATGTTTGTGGACAGCCCTGGGAGTAAATGTTTGTACTGCCTAGCTAAGTATGTATACAGGAAAGAacaactttccttttaaaaagtaaatacgTTTCTATCTGTTAACAGGTTCTCTTACCACAAATCCAGTTCACAAAAAGGTTTGGGACCCAAATGCATAATCATGAAAGGATTGCCCCAGAGAGGGAATGAAAGAATGTGTACAGTTGGCCCCTCTCATCCACAGAGAATGTTCCAAGGTCCCCAGTGGACCTGCCTGAAACTATAGATACCAAATCCTATATATACCCACATTTTTtcctgtatataaatatatacatatatatacacgtatataatAAAGTTCAGTTGATAAATGAGGCCCAGTAAGAGATTTAACAGTAATAACAGAACAATCACAACATACTACAAGTTACATGACTGGTCTCTCAAAATCTTGCTGTACTGTACTCACCTTTCTTCCTGTGATGCTGGGATGATAGCATGTCCATGTGATGGTGAAGGATATAGGCATTGTGACGTAACATTAGGCTACTACCAGCCTGACAATATGTCAAAAGGATCGTCTGCTTCTAGACCACAGTTGACTGGGGGGTAACTGAAATCGCAGAAAGCAGATTCCCAGATAAGGGGGAACTGCTGTAACTtccaatcatattttttttctaacttgtaATTTATAGATGCATCATCTCAGAAGAATGAGATGTTCCCCACTGGGTgtcattaaaagtaaaaactgggagaaaatttaaattaaaaacattaaaagtaaaaactggGGAAATTTCAGAAGACATAAGATTAGGACACACTGTGTGAAGAGTTTGAACAGAATGAATTCAAGCTTCTGAAAAATACTTAAAGAGCTAGAACTTTCCCTTAGCCTCCCAGCAGAGTAGTGCAGTTCTTAACCTGGCTGGGTTCCATACATGGGCTTGAGAGGGTCTACGAACCTCTTAGAATTACACATACAGTTCCTGTTTACAGAATGGAACTCTTCGAATCTATAGCTTTCATCTCAATCATAAAAGGGTCCAAGAACCAACAAAGAGTAAGAGTTACTCCTTTtcctaagaaacaaaaataaggggcacctgggtggctcagtgagttaaagcctctgccttgagctcaggtcatgatcccagagacctgggatcgagccccgtatcgggctctctgctcagcagaaagcctgcttccccccgtctctctgcctgcctcttcccctacttgtaatctctgtcaaataaataaataaaatcttttaaaaaaaaaaagaaaagaaacaaaaataagacaatcaCTGATGATCCTGAGCTATTTAATACACAGTAAAAACATAGACAGCTTTCACAATCTTAAAAGACATTCAAAAGATGAACAATAAACATGTCAATAAACATTTGGCTAAGTTTGCGATTTCATTGGTAACATATTTTTACTGGAAGCAAAAAGCAGGAAAGTACCTTTGGGAAAGTCTGAAGCAGTATTTAGTCCTTCCTGCCTAAACATAAAAGGCGAGGGGATTTTCTGATCTATCATGCTACAAATTTCTACAAGAACACACTTCTATGGAAATACAGTCCAAGCCTTTTGTCAAGAACTCCACAGCATAAacttgacattatttttaaaatctcaactgtttttatttttttaaagcaagcacTGGTATAggtctttttaaatgtttctttttcaaatggtTTAGAGAAAATGCCATCCTTTCACTCTATGTCCCCAAAATTTTCCTTCAAGAATCTGATCTgtgaagtttctttaaaaaaaagataatgtaccTGGTCAGGTAGGTCAAAACAATCTGAAAAACAGAGGTGTCCCAGCGGGAAGCCTCAAGACTTTTCAAATTCCTCAAAACTGCCACTCTACTATAGGCCTAGGAGGTTGGCTATCCAAAGGTATCACTCACTGGTATTTCTGGATGGTGCGAGGTGCTGTCTACAATCACTGGTTGCCTCGCATCATTTCTTGGAGATAAACGGTATTCATGTGATAAGCTGCCATCCAGCTTGGATGCCTCTGAGCATTCCAGTAATAGGACTGAGAAGCAGCAGCATAGTATTCCTGCCATGCCCTGTAGTAGGCCCTCCAGTACTCCTCGTAATCCTGATAGGCATCCGAAAAACTCGGATGGGTTTCCCTGTGGCAGTCATACCAACCATCATCCTGAGGTTCTGCCGGTGCACGATAGGAAGACCGCCTGGGAGGGTTTCTCCGGCTTTGCTTGGCTCTCTGGTTAGCCCCCTCTTTATGCCTGGTCTTTGTCTGGATTCCAGATGATTCTTGATACTCTGCTGGATTAGGGGTGTCGTTTCCATTCAGAGGTTGTTCCAAAGAGATATGACCATCCACAGGAGTGGATTCTGAGTCTTTCAGCTGAGTATCTGAAGAGCCTTCCAAGTAGGActtatttcctttgctctgggAAGAAGTCCTCGAGCTGTAAGAATCGCTGTCACTCTCTGAGTCTCCAGACTGACTACTACTTGCCAGTATCGCCACTCTCTCCTCGGGAATTCTATTTCTTACAAAACCATTCTGAGGATTCACAGTCTGATCCCCAGGCCCCGTGTAATGCCTGATGATTTCCACAGGTTTCTCTAACCCCTCTTTAATATAGTGTTCATAATCCTCTACCAATTCTGTAAAAGTCAAAGAGCATGGCAGATGGATTTTAAAGGAAGACAGACAAGGAATTTGGGGTAGTGACGCAGGTAAAGCTTCTCTGACCTGGTGCTTATCGGTAGTGTTTTCAACAGAGATCTCAACAGAAGACTTCATAGGCTCTTCCAATTGTATGCCACTGCCCACTTCTTTTGGTGACATTGCTTTTTCTGTGATTCTACACTCTGAGTGGCTTTTCACAGGAAGCTTCtgtttagtattattttttgatTTGACTACTAGTGAAGATACAGAAGTATTTCTAGATGAAGCCACGTGGTTACCATGAGTTTTCTGAGTTTGAAAGGTTCTCTCCACTTTTTGGATCTGCTTTTTTAAGGGCTGGGTAGGTACACTTGCTAAGCCATACGTATGCATAGCTGCTTTAACCTCCACGTCCCAATCCAAACATTCTTCCATTAGACCAGAAGGAATGGGATCTacataaaaggaacaaaagaatactttaaaattttgagcTGCAAATCTAGACCAGCAATTTTTGAATGACTTCATAAAGCCTTCCATGGTCAAATAaggttaagaaataaaatatactaataatATACTGAGAAGATTAAGGAGTACATTATATTAGTATTTCAAAAGACCTAAATAATCCTTGCAGTAAAGAAATATGCCCACAAATATGCAAGACCCATCCCAAACCCACAAGCAACATCTCCCCATACCTCCCACTCAAAAATAACTTGGGCTAGGAGTAAGATTCAAGTCTGCAACAATTCTCCCAACTCCTCCCTTTTATCTCAGTAATGCTGACAACAAAACAAGATATTAGAAAAGGGATTATGCTCCCCAAAGCTTGTCAGCTGGGAAACAGTAAAACTACAACTTCGCACCCAAGTAAATCCGCCACTCTATACTCCCAACAGGAAGAAATCACTGCCCCCAACAGTGAAGAAAAATCTCTAGAAGGGAAAAAGTTAGATGACTGCAAAAAAGATCTATGGTCTCAATGGCAcgtctgagttaaaaaaaaattgccagctCTAGTTCTCTGAATTTCCTATTCCATCCAGGTGGGACAATTTGCTCCTACCTACATACTCTGACCTTCCCAAAGTGTGATCAGTTTTCATCTTAGGCAGACAAAACATAGAGACCTTGCTGGTCTTGCTGGTTTGTTGTTGCTACTGGTGCTCACGTGTATGTACCCACAACCTAATCCCTCAGATCAGGACTCTTCAGCTGGGGCTCCTGAACCCTGGCTGAACAGACCCTCTGACTAGAGCTCTAAGGTGATATCCCTTGCTTGCCCATACCTATCAAACAGGCCAATTTCTCTACCACTCCTGCCACAGGTACTTCATCTGAGCAGTCTACTGTCTTAAAAGTTCCCACTCCAATATAAATCTAACACCACAAATATACTttctcatgatttcagggttctatGAACACTAAAAAAGATCCAAATGTGTCCTTTTCCAGTATCCAAaggcaaattttctttttatcactagATGCTATGATACTGAATCCTACACCAAAAGTCTTAACCCTCTTATAccaattttcaatttattttttccacattatAATCATTTGACAGGTTACCAATAGACTTACACATAGAATTACATACTATAGTGTCCTAAAACTGACAGAGAACCTAAAGACCATTTCTAAAAACAAGTACTTTCTAAACCAGAACACAAGTTTGGAGCAattaaagaaatttggaaaaagatCACAGAATGAGTAATTACAAAGCCAGAACTCATTCCCAGACTTCTGCTTAATCTAGCTTTATAAAAACCACTAAAGGAGTTATatataaattagtaaaatattcCATACTGTATTTATTCAGTAACTATATATCTGATATTCTACAAGAtcatgtatatgttatatatgtttatatatatatttacacacacatatgtccatatacacatgtatatacacataaaccCTATAACACTGCATACATTATCATACATAGCAAATAAACCACATTTCCACatgagagttttttaaaaattttcaagagaCCATTAACAGTTTCAGACATGCAGTTTCcaaggtggaaaaaaaatgagcttGACAAATGATTAACTAAAATCAAAAGAGAACAtttcagaggtgcctggctggctcagtcagaagagcatgcaactcttgatctcggggtcttgagttcgagccccatgtcggtgTGGAgattattcaataataaataaataaataaactttttaaaaaaagaaagaaagagaacacttcaaaattttcaaaagagcATTCAAAGATACTACTCCTTCTTCATAGTCATGAAGGAGAATATGGCAAGAATTACCTTTAgtgacaaaagtaataaaatatatgccCTGTTAcataaaaggataaaatgaaattacaagGTTACAAACTAAATATGAAGTAAATATGAAGCCAATACAGtagtaaaacatttttcatgtgccAGGAATTAGCTTGCAATCTTCTCCCTGTTGCTTATGAGCTATAAGAACTTAGGCAAACTACTTAACTTCTCAATGCCTTGATAGCCTCATTCACAAAAAGTCGGTAATAACAGCAGACCCCTCACAGGGCtgtggtgagaattaaatgaattagcaTACTGAACGGAACCCAATATCCTAAGTACTCCGTATCAGCTATTATTTTTACGCCTATAGCCAATATGATTATTCTTTTGACAGCAAAATGAACAGACAAAATATACCTGGTAAAGGCAGAAGGTTGATGTTACATTTCTGGGCGATTTTCATCATCACGTTTTCTTCTTCTCCCCGACAACAGTAGGTCACTGTCAACCCCAAAGTACCTAAAGTGCAGAGGGAATGTTATGCAGTAGATCAGTTTCACGTAAGTGACACTCCACCTGTCACATCTACAATTCTTCCTCCTAAAGAAAGCagccaaactattttttttttttttttttttaccaaaacgGCCAGCTCTGCCAATCCGATGCATGTATGTCTCCCAATCCAATGGTACATCCAGGTTTACAACCAGGTTCACCTTCTCAGCATCAATCCCACGGGAAGTCTTGAAGAAGAGAACAAGTGTCTGCATTAACTGCTACACTGGCATCAACACACATCCAACTGTTCTGCTATAACCAACAGCCAAGTTAAGAAAAGGAGGATGATCAGGAGCAAAGGGAATTCATTTCTAATGACCAGTTTCAAGAATAcagatgaaaatacaaaagactCTGAAGAAAGCAAATTCCCCAGCACTGGAAAGAAAATTCCCTTCTGATATTCTTATCGATTCTTATCAGATACAcccacataaaataataaatgaaacctGTGCGTCTGATAAAAGAGCCCAAGTCAAGATGGCGTAGTCACCCAAACTGAAAAGGTAATTTACCAAATCTGTGGAAATGAGGACTCTGCAATGAAACTGCTTCAGTTTGGCCATAGCATCAAGACGCTGATTCTGATTCATGTTGCCTAAAAACACCCCAAAAGAAAGTCATATAAGAACAAGCTAACACATATTTATCAAATCCACAAAAAGCAGAAATTGTAACTACCAGTCTTAACACTTGAAAAATACACCAACCGAAGTTAATTTTCTCCTTATATGCAATTCTAGGTTAAGAACTAGtcagaatcttttaaaatctggTAAGGCAGgcaacttgaaatttaaaaattaattttaaatggtgACTAGGTTACGCCTGCAGATATAATATTTTATCTGCAAAGTTACATATGAAGTAGAATAattcttaggaaaataaaattgctataaTCAGCTGTTTATAAATTTAGTTTAGATATATGATCTAAGGTCAAAATATTGTCCATTAGAGAACATTCTCCCCAATATCTCATGACACATAATGACTAGACAATCTTAGGCTAACAGGTTAAAAACTAAGCTATCAATGAAAACTCTAAAAAGGATCCCACTGATCAAAAATTCCTTTAAATCTTTCATTCCCATTAGGTCAGCAGTAATAATTTAGCTTTGTGTCAAAAATGAATCATCttgggcacccagctggctcggTGGATAAAGCAtaaaactcttgatctcagggctgtgagtctGAGCCCTACATTGGATACAgaaattacttaagaataaaatcttaacggggcacctgggtggctcagtgggttaaagcctctgccttcagctcatgtcatgatcccagggtcctgggatagagccccgcactgggctctctgctcggtggggaacctgcttccccctctctctcactacctgcctctctgcctacttgtgatctctgtcaaataaataaataaataaaatcttaaaaaaattcatctttgccTTCCACAAGACCTTAAAGCAGTTAATTCAGGAGCAGTTCTTAGCATTTTTACAATGATTACAGAAAGAAGCAATCTATTTTTCTCTAAAGATGACAAAGACaaactttataaaattattaagttCTTCACGGACAATTCATCccaattttctaatttcatattATATACCAAGTTATTTCTTGAAGAACAAGAATACCACTACATCAAATCCCAATATAAAATTCACCTGGAACTTCCTTTACTATGAAGACTCAGTGTAACCTCACATTCATAAGGCAACTCACGAAGTACTATTTCTTCCTCCTGACTTTGGACAGGCTTCAAGTCAAAATACTAAACACTGATTAAAGTAAAAGCTGAACTTACCTGAAATGCACTCAGCAGGAAAGCCTTTAGAAGAAAGGATATCTGCCAAATGTTGTGCTCTATGAAAAATAACATAGAgggttataattttataaatacaaccCTAACACCTTTTATTTCACCAGTACCCCAGGTGACCCCTTAAGGTACATTACCTGCTGTGCAAATTAGAAAAGACTAAGGCTTGATTAAATGGAATTCTGCTGAACAGTTCCTGTAAATGCTGAGCCTTTTCCTCAAAAATCTTATGGGCCAACGGGTATGAATTGACAATTTTGTAATATTGCTTCAAACCTACAAAAAGTCAAGAGTCTTCTATTAAAACAAACATATTTGCTATATCCTAATAGTAAATATGAAAGCAACAGTCAACTAGGCATGGAAAAGATCCAGAATATCACAAACCAGGAATCTAAGTATCCAATACCTATACTCACCTATGAGACTTGGATCACTGGAATTTAGTCTTACAAAAGTGGGATCTCTCATGTACTTTGTCAAAGCATTAGCCAAAAATTCAGGGTAGGTAGCTGATACCGCCAACATCTGTTTACTGGCAGGCAAGGAAGAATAAATCCAGCtgtgaaacagaagagaaatacacACCATGGAAGCCAATCATAGTTAACTACCACCTGGAAAAGCTAAAAAGAGACACTTTAGGACACCATTTTAACAGTCAAGCAAGTTATTTCTCTTACTTTATTTGCTCCTGGAAGCTGCCTTCTTCTAAAAGCTTATCTGCTTCATCAAGAATAAACAGACGTATACTGCCTGGATTCAAGTAGTCAAGTTCTATCAGTTGTTTAATTCTGCCTAAATTCCAGAAAAAagcatattgaaatatttaagaggCACTAAATGTGTGCAATCTCAGCCAATATTGTTACCCTACTTACTCACAGGTTATACGGCTGACCTTCTTGACCCGACCCtcattattacatatttaaacaCTGAACCACAAATCAGAAATTGAGTTCTGATCTTGGCtaaatccattattttttttctcacatttcacCACCAGTAAGTATGGATCATAACACTGTTCCCATCAAAAGACTTGAATGCTAAGACCCTGAATACTAAATTCTGATATGAGTGATTCGTGAATGAATGATTAATAGAGAAGCAAAGAATCCCAATCCATGGCTTAGAAAGGCTTCGTGAAAATCACTTCATTCCTCCTCTTGTCAGAAGCCAATTCTATACATGTGCTTAAACATCCTTCAGAATGGAGATTTCATAAGTTCTGTTGGTAATCCAGTCATGTGTCTGTATCTTACTGGTCTAAGCCTCTTCatttataatattcaaaataattatcatatttaTTAAAGAGTCCCATATTCTTACCTTAATTATATCACTTCTATGAAATGAAAAGTGTTCGGTTCCTTAAAAGCCCCAGTTATGAACAGGGTGATATCTTACCAGGAGAGCCAACAGCAATATGACACTTTTTAAGTCTGGTTTTGTCTTGTGATAATGGAGTCCCTCCAATAAAGACATGACACTCTAAGccttccatttttattccaaTAGCTGTAATAACAGAATGTATCTGTACAGCAATTTCTCTTGTAGGAGCCAAGATCAAAAtctaaaaaagcataaaatatatatacctttaaCAAGTCAGTGGAAGAGGTACATGTGATTGGCACATTCATACTGCAGTGAGCTATTTTTCATTTAAACGATCATTTTAAATGATGGGTTTTTATAGACAAGGGAAGCTATTCCGTTCATTCACTTAtgtgttcattcagcaaatattaaacaaaaaccTACTTTACGTACTAAGCAACATGTAAGTTGCTGTACAGTCAATGGTCAACAATAGACAGTCCaggggagctgggtggctcagtcagttaagtgtctgccctggaatcaagtcatgatctcagggccctgggatcaagccccacatcaggctccctgctcagtggggagtctgtttcttcctctccctctgcctcctccccatggctcatgctctctctctcaaataaatgaataaaatctttaaaaaaaga encodes the following:
- the DDX20 gene encoding probable ATP-dependent RNA helicase DDX20, with the protein product MAAAFEAPAALATVEAAMPAERVASQVVASEPFPGPVRGLRTAHDVSGPRTRTGDVLLAEPADFESLLLSRPVLEGLRAAGFERPSPVQLKAIPLGRCGLDLIVQAKSGTGKTCVFSTIALDSLVLENLSTQILILAPTREIAVQIHSVITAIGIKMEGLECHVFIGGTPLSQDKTRLKKCHIAVGSPGRIKQLIELDYLNPGSIRLFILDEADKLLEEGSFQEQINWIYSSLPASKQMLAVSATYPEFLANALTKYMRDPTFVRLNSSDPSLIGLKQYYKIVNSYPLAHKIFEEKAQHLQELFSRIPFNQALVFSNLHSRAQHLADILSSKGFPAECISGNMNQNQRLDAMAKLKQFHCRVLISTDLTSRGIDAEKVNLVVNLDVPLDWETYMHRIGRAGRFGTLGLTVTYCCRGEEENVMMKIAQKCNINLLPLPDPIPSGLMEECLDWDVEVKAAMHTYGLASVPTQPLKKQIQKVERTFQTQKTHGNHVASSRNTSVSSLVVKSKNNTKQKLPVKSHSECRITEKAMSPKEVGSGIQLEEPMKSSVEISVENTTDKHQVREALPASLPQIPCLSSFKIHLPCSLTFTELVEDYEHYIKEGLEKPVEIIRHYTGPGDQTVNPQNGFVRNRIPEERVAILASSSQSGDSESDSDSYSSRTSSQSKGNKSYLEGSSDTQLKDSESTPVDGHISLEQPLNGNDTPNPAEYQESSGIQTKTRHKEGANQRAKQSRRNPPRRSSYRAPAEPQDDGWYDCHRETHPSFSDAYQDYEEYWRAYYRAWQEYYAAASQSYYWNAQRHPSWMAAYHMNTVYLQEMMRGNQ